From Salvelinus fontinalis isolate EN_2023a unplaced genomic scaffold, ASM2944872v1 scaffold_0176, whole genome shotgun sequence, the proteins below share one genomic window:
- the LOC129844123 gene encoding CREB3 regulatory factor-like isoform X1, translating to MPQPGMNGMEPAFGEAYGSRGCLLSPYPLAVSPLGGRTQYDQSVLLMLGSPATPRKRPFELLSDLVDDGGFGEELHVERWDVSALDDITRYTKLGLGGELASTEDAVLMGRWSGTREEEEEEEERRKRKAQAIAQQQTSHVTTMMVTHLHGNGITMTPDPCLGHAQRGRVVREEVGLDVTMAMERVTEKGGQDGGMRVPTVEVYQVAEEEVAAAVLAAAEAVAAVTETSGILPGVSVLEHNYSLTQGGDRPSPSSPSSETETEVEGQEEGEREEEEEEREEQEEVLVEEEEEEEEGEDGAGDETAVEAELSSSSETEFEVEPERGCGPGERPQKRRCFWEYRHAHARDSGRQKKTGGEVRWSLSWSSSTLPSTLYRREGKKGRRKARKTDASDLTPNPVKLTNIGEQLQKLNATIDGMGPVNDLPVVARARSRKEKNKLASRACRLKKKAQHEANKIKLWGLNQEYENLLGALLRIKEVIGQRVERSGEEVDKDERGMTQRLEDILKESSGPLVAGRTKEFVQRILEVSGGGLTKTGAKGKDTQTPSGPGEETAV from the exons ATGCCTCAG CCGGGCATGAATGGGATGGAGCCTGCGTTTGGCGAGGCGTATGGGAGCCGTGGCTGTCTCCTCAGCCCCTACCCCCTGGCTGTCTCCCCTCTAGGGGGCAGGACCCAATATGACCAG AGCGTGCTCCTGATGCTGGGCTCTCCAGCGACGCCGCGGAAACGGCCCTTCGAGTTGCTAAGCGACCTGGTGGACGACGGGGGCTTCGGCGAGGAGCTGCACGTGGAGCGCTGGGACGTGTCGGCGCTGGATGACATCACGCGGTACACCAAGCTGGGCCTTGGGGGGGAGCTAGCGAGCACCGAGGACGCCGTGCTGATGGGCCGTTGGAGCGGGAcccgggaggaagaggaggaggaggaggagaggaggaagaggaaggcacAGGCCATAGCTCAGCAGCAGACATCACATGTAACCACGATGATGGTAACACATCTCCACGGAAACGGCATCACGATGACCCCCGACCCCTGTCTAGGCCACGCCCAGAGAGGCAGGGTGGTCAGAGAGGAGGTGGGACTTGATGTTACCATGGCGATGGAAAGGGTGACAGAAAAAGGAGGACAGGATGGGGGGATGAGGGTTCCTACGGTGGAGGTGTACCAGGTGGCAGAGGAGGAGGTTGCCGCAGCTGTGTTGGCAGCGGCGGAAGCCGTTGCCGCAGTGACGGAGACGTCTGGGATTCTTCCGGGGGTGTCAGTGTTGGAACACAACTACTCTCTGACCCAGGGGGGGGATAGACCCTCGCCCTCCAGCCCCAgctctgagacagagacagaagtagAGGggcaggaagagggagagagggaggaggaggaggaggagagggaagagcaaGAAGAGGtattggtggaggaggaagaggaggaggaggaaggggaggacggaGCAGGGGATGAGACTGCGGTGGAAGCAGAACTGTCCAGCTCGTCAGAAACAGAATTTG AGGTGGAACCAGAGCGGGGGTGTGGTCCAGGGGAACGGCCCCAGAAGAGAAGGTGTTTCTGGGAGTACCGCCACGCTCACGCACGGGACTCTGGGAGACAGAAGAAGACGGGAGGGGAGGTCCGATGGTCCCTCTCCTGGAGCTCTAGCACCCTACCTAGTACCCTATACCGCAGAGAGG gaAAGAAGGGAAGGCGTAAAGCGAGGAAGACGGACGCCAGcgacctgacccctaaccccgtGAAGCTCACAAACATCGGCGAACAGCTGCAGAAACTCAACGCCACCATAGATGGGATGGGTCCTGTTAACGACCTGCCTGTTGTGGCCAGGGCACGCTCCCGCAAAGAGAAGAACAAACTAGCTTCCAg GGCCTGTCGGTTGAAGAAGAAAGCGCAACACGAAGCCAACAAGATCAAGCTGTGGGGACTCAACCAGGAGTACG agaaccTTTTGGGGGCGTTGCTGAGGATCAAGGAGGTGATTGGTCAGCGGGTGGAGCGCAGCGGAGAGGAGGTGGACAAAGATGAACGAGGGATGACCCAGAGACTGGAGGACATACTGAAAGAGTCCAGCg GTCCTCTAGTTGCTGGACGGACCAAAGAGTTTGTCCAGAGAATCCTGGAGGTGAGTGGAGGGGGGCTGACCAAGACTGGGGCCAAGGGCAAAGACACACAGACCCCCTCTGgaccaggagaggagacagcTGTCTAA
- the LOC129844123 gene encoding CREB3 regulatory factor-like isoform X2: MPQPGMNGMEPAFGEAYGSRGCLLSPYPLAVSPLGGRTQYDQSVLLMLGSPATPRKRPFELLSDLVDDGGFGEELHVERWDVSALDDITRYTKLGLGGELASTEDAVLMGRWSGTREEEEEEEERRKRKAQAIAQQQTSHVTTMMVTHLHGNGITMTPDPCLGHAQRGRVVREEVGLDVTMAMERVTEKGGQDGGMRVPTVEVYQVAEEEVAAAVLAAAEAVAAVTETSGILPGVSVLEHNYSLTQGGDRPSPSSPSSETETEVEGQEEGEREEEEEEREEQEEVLVEEEEEEEEGEDGAGDETAVEAELSSSSETEFEVEPERGCGPGERPQKRRCFWEYRHAHARDSGRQKKTGGEVRWSLSWSSSTLPSTLYRREGKKGRRKARKTDASDLTPNPVKLTNIGEQLQKLNATIDGMGPVNDLPVVARARSRKEKNKLASRACRLKKKAQHEANKIKLWGLNQEYVDWGVHFKMTGAGTPANSGQPDLHYSTK, from the exons ATGCCTCAG CCGGGCATGAATGGGATGGAGCCTGCGTTTGGCGAGGCGTATGGGAGCCGTGGCTGTCTCCTCAGCCCCTACCCCCTGGCTGTCTCCCCTCTAGGGGGCAGGACCCAATATGACCAG AGCGTGCTCCTGATGCTGGGCTCTCCAGCGACGCCGCGGAAACGGCCCTTCGAGTTGCTAAGCGACCTGGTGGACGACGGGGGCTTCGGCGAGGAGCTGCACGTGGAGCGCTGGGACGTGTCGGCGCTGGATGACATCACGCGGTACACCAAGCTGGGCCTTGGGGGGGAGCTAGCGAGCACCGAGGACGCCGTGCTGATGGGCCGTTGGAGCGGGAcccgggaggaagaggaggaggaggaggagaggaggaagaggaaggcacAGGCCATAGCTCAGCAGCAGACATCACATGTAACCACGATGATGGTAACACATCTCCACGGAAACGGCATCACGATGACCCCCGACCCCTGTCTAGGCCACGCCCAGAGAGGCAGGGTGGTCAGAGAGGAGGTGGGACTTGATGTTACCATGGCGATGGAAAGGGTGACAGAAAAAGGAGGACAGGATGGGGGGATGAGGGTTCCTACGGTGGAGGTGTACCAGGTGGCAGAGGAGGAGGTTGCCGCAGCTGTGTTGGCAGCGGCGGAAGCCGTTGCCGCAGTGACGGAGACGTCTGGGATTCTTCCGGGGGTGTCAGTGTTGGAACACAACTACTCTCTGACCCAGGGGGGGGATAGACCCTCGCCCTCCAGCCCCAgctctgagacagagacagaagtagAGGggcaggaagagggagagagggaggaggaggaggaggagagggaagagcaaGAAGAGGtattggtggaggaggaagaggaggaggaggaaggggaggacggaGCAGGGGATGAGACTGCGGTGGAAGCAGAACTGTCCAGCTCGTCAGAAACAGAATTTG AGGTGGAACCAGAGCGGGGGTGTGGTCCAGGGGAACGGCCCCAGAAGAGAAGGTGTTTCTGGGAGTACCGCCACGCTCACGCACGGGACTCTGGGAGACAGAAGAAGACGGGAGGGGAGGTCCGATGGTCCCTCTCCTGGAGCTCTAGCACCCTACCTAGTACCCTATACCGCAGAGAGG gaAAGAAGGGAAGGCGTAAAGCGAGGAAGACGGACGCCAGcgacctgacccctaaccccgtGAAGCTCACAAACATCGGCGAACAGCTGCAGAAACTCAACGCCACCATAGATGGGATGGGTCCTGTTAACGACCTGCCTGTTGTGGCCAGGGCACGCTCCCGCAAAGAGAAGAACAAACTAGCTTCCAg GGCCTGTCGGTTGAAGAAGAAAGCGCAACACGAAGCCAACAAGATCAAGCTGTGGGGACTCAACCAGGAGTACG TGGACTGGGGAGTTCACTTCAAAATGACTGGAGCTGGGACACCTGCCAACTCTGGACAGCCTGACCTCCATTACTCTACaaagtaa